A window of the Malaclemys terrapin pileata isolate rMalTer1 chromosome 6, rMalTer1.hap1, whole genome shotgun sequence genome harbors these coding sequences:
- the LOC128839711 gene encoding PAX-interacting protein 1-like, with amino-acid sequence MMGTRKAGPSTAANASPLQRLAKIRRRKRWTWDDMFTELQMSSHTERAQQNEWRQSMSECKKAQYEQEERWRDELRAEQSKWWAEDDKWRQLADRRQESMLRLLEHQTDMLQHMVELQDRQQEQRLPLQPLCNQQPSP; translated from the coding sequence ctgcaaatgcttctcctttgcagaggctagcgaagattagaaggagaaaacggtggacttgggatgatatgttcacggagctccagatgtcctcccacactgaaagagcacagcagaatgaatggaggcagtcaatgtcagagtgcaaaaaagcacaatatgaacaagaggagaggtggcgggatgaattacgggctgaacagagcaagtggtgggctgaagatgataagtggcgtcagcttgcagacagaaggcaagagtccatgctccggctgctggagcatcaaactgatatgctccagcatatggttgagctgcaggataggcagcaggagcagagactgccgctacagcccctgtgtaaccaacagccctctccctaa